Genomic DNA from Brachyspira sp. SAP_772:
ATAAAGCCAAGAAAGGATTTAAAGTAATACCTCCAACTATAACTCCTATAAATGAAGCAATAGCTACCAAACTAGCATAAGGAAGCTGTGTACTAACRTGTTCCAATAAAGGACAGTTACTTCCAGTAGAAGAAAGTATAGTAGTATCAGATATAGGAGAGCAGTGGTCTCCAAATACAGCACCAGAAACCAAAGAACCTACACTAATAAGAAGTACATTCAAAAGCTGTTCTCCAGAATAACCATTAGCA
This window encodes:
- a CDS encoding Na+/H+ antiporter NhaC family protein, coding for LASFLSEVVKGGGFPLWLLPAIGYLLGCVIAFSTGTSWGTFAILIPIVIPIATGLANANGYSGEQLLNVLLISVGSLVSGAVFGDHCSPISDTTILSSTGSNCPLLEHVSTQLPYASLVAIASFIGVIVGGITLNPFLALLTGFVIMCIMAILAPKFYDRKXIK